In Kaistia algarum, the DNA window CGCAACTGGCCGCAGCGGGAATATTCGAAGTCCGGCGCGGCCTCGGCAAACGCCGCCCATTCGTCGCAGCACCATTTGAGGAGCGGCAGTTCGTCCTCGTCCATCATATGCGTGCCAATACAGGCGAGGCTCGCGCCGGAGACCGCGCCGCCCGGCACGCCCTGCTCGATGATGACGACGCGGCGGCCCGCAACGGCGAGCGCGCGCGCAACGGCCGCGCCCACCACCCCGGCGCCCACGACGACCGCGTCCGCCTTCATGCCCGCACCCGGTTTCATCCCCATGCGGCGCTCCGCACAGCCTCCGGCGCAGCGCGCCAGAAGCGATCGTCGACCAGACCCTCTTCCGCCGGCGCGTGCCCTTCGACTTCCGACATGGCGACCAGCGCCTGGCGGATATGCTTCGGATCGGGATAGCCGAGCCCCTGCGTCAGGGTCGCGCCGGCCAGCGCGAGCGCGCGGATATCGGCCAGCTGGCCCTCCTGTTCGAGCCGCGCCATATCCGGCCGCAGCCGGCAGCAGAGCGCGATCGCTGCTTCGAGATTGTGGAAGGCCTTGGTCCAGCCCGTCAGCACGGCATTGACCACGGCCTGAACGATGTGCGGGTTGGCGGCGACGAAATCGCGCCGGGCGATGAGCCCATCCTTGAGCAGCGACGCGCCATAATCGGCGGCGCGGAAGAGGACGAAATCGTCGAGCGATCCGGCCGCGTGCTCCAGATGATGGATCTCGTGATAGGTCGTCATCTGCGCGCAGTCGACACGACCGTCCATCATGGCGCCGACCGTGTCGCCCACCGCAATCCGCTCATAGGCGTCGAGCGCGAGGCCGGCGCGCTTCAGCATGAAGGTGAGTTCGAGGTCTTCGCGGCCCGGCCAGACGCCGATGCGATGGCCGGCAAGATCCGTGGGCCGCGCAATGCCCGCACTGCGCCGTGCTGGATAGACCAGCGCGCTCTCCTGCTGGATCGCGAGCAGGAAAACCAGTTCCTCCGAACGGCCGCTTTCCAGCATGTGCGACGGGCTCGCCACGGCGAAATCGACGTCGCCATCCAGCAGTGCCGCGATCGGGCCCTTGGCGAAATCGAGCGGCAC includes these proteins:
- a CDS encoding ABC transporter substrate-binding protein, whose product is MQPIKIRLLWHPQPQFAGYLIAEHEGLARDVGLDLKCVPLDFAKGPIAALLDGDVDFAVASPSHMLESGRSEELVFLLAIQQESALVYPARRSAGIARPTDLAGHRIGVWPGREDLELTFMLKRAGLALDAYERIAVGDTVGAMMDGRVDCAQMTTYHEIHHLEHAAGSLDDFVLFRAADYGASLLKDGLIARRDFVAANPHIVQAVVNAVLTGWTKAFHNLEAAIALCCRLRPDMARLEQEGQLADIRALALAGATLTQGLGYPDPKHIRQALVAMSEVEGHAPAEEGLVDDRFWRAAPEAVRSAAWG